One window of the Sandaracinaceae bacterium genome contains the following:
- a CDS encoding ATP-binding protein, translating into MSDAAKRWFEVADDGWRRLSASRPLGRLMLEALQNAFDERAGQVTVELGDEQVVVEDDAEGGIGDERLVYTIFLSDKPDDPTRRGRMGRGLKELLAGMDRATVETVGTTVEFSEEGRRSRENERARGTRLVLGRRFADEELVEAKRMLRLCIPPKGTTLKVASRQVRRPRSVLTLSSCHLETVIIADGVERAAMGNTTLSIYTPRRGEQAHLFEMGLPVEAWNLPWHVDVAQRVPLGEGRDAVPDRYKLAVKAALLEAMIHSYLDRNDLRSDWVHEVIAGWPLTPALLDAYVSRVFPRGSVLGGTRRANDRARQLGAHIVDASVISHGAYMSLSRVLETSDDYVRRRSSEFGGEDVEPDETQRRFADAVRWLARAVAGRVVKVRFFARDPGDAGLLEDAVTDVDKREISFNVRGPLRFEDILDAQTLGVVLHEIAHLETAEHDHRFIDRLQHLAGKTARLLGEGGPELAEALRQGDPDGHRAH; encoded by the coding sequence GTGAGCGACGCGGCAAAGCGCTGGTTCGAGGTGGCCGACGACGGATGGCGGCGGCTCAGCGCGTCCCGTCCACTCGGGCGGCTGATGCTCGAGGCGCTCCAGAACGCCTTCGACGAGCGCGCCGGTCAGGTCACGGTGGAGCTGGGCGACGAGCAGGTGGTGGTCGAGGACGACGCCGAGGGGGGCATCGGCGACGAGCGGCTCGTGTACACGATCTTCCTCAGCGACAAGCCCGACGACCCGACGCGCCGCGGTCGCATGGGGCGCGGGCTGAAGGAGCTGCTCGCGGGCATGGACCGGGCCACCGTCGAGACGGTCGGCACCACGGTCGAATTCTCCGAGGAGGGCCGCCGATCACGCGAGAACGAGCGGGCGCGCGGCACGCGGCTGGTGCTCGGCCGGCGCTTCGCGGACGAGGAGCTCGTCGAGGCCAAGCGCATGCTCCGCCTCTGCATCCCGCCGAAGGGCACCACGCTCAAGGTCGCCTCGCGTCAGGTGCGCCGGCCGCGCTCGGTGCTGACGCTGAGCTCCTGTCACTTGGAGACGGTGATCATCGCCGACGGCGTGGAGCGCGCGGCGATGGGCAACACGACGCTCTCCATCTACACGCCTCGGCGCGGAGAGCAGGCGCACCTCTTCGAGATGGGCCTGCCGGTCGAGGCGTGGAACCTGCCCTGGCACGTCGACGTGGCGCAGCGGGTGCCGCTCGGCGAGGGGCGCGACGCGGTGCCCGACCGCTACAAGCTCGCCGTGAAGGCCGCGCTGCTCGAGGCGATGATCCACAGCTACCTGGACCGCAACGACCTGCGCTCCGACTGGGTGCACGAGGTCATCGCGGGCTGGCCGCTCACGCCGGCGCTGCTCGACGCCTACGTCTCGCGCGTGTTCCCGCGCGGCTCCGTGCTCGGCGGGACCCGCCGCGCCAACGACCGCGCCCGACAGCTCGGCGCGCACATCGTCGACGCGTCGGTGATCTCGCACGGCGCCTACATGTCGCTCAGCCGCGTGCTCGAGACGTCGGACGACTACGTGCGCCGGCGCTCGAGCGAGTTCGGCGGCGAGGACGTCGAGCCGGACGAGACGCAGCGGCGCTTCGCGGACGCCGTGCGCTGGCTGGCCCGCGCGGTGGCCGGCCGCGTCGTCAAGGTGCGCTTCTTCGCGCGAGACCCGGGCGACGCGGGCCTGCTCGAGGACGCGGTCACCGACGTCGACAAGCGCGAGATCTCCTTCAACGTGCGCGGCCCGCTGCGCTTCGAGGACATCCTCGACGCCCAGACCCTCGGCGTCGTGCTCCACGAGATCGCGCACCTCGAGACGGCCGAGCACGACCACCGCTTCATCGATCGCCTCCAGCACCTCGCGGGCAAGACGGCGCGACTGCTCGGCGAAGGCGGCCCCGAGCTCGCCGAGGCGCTGCGCCAGGGCGACCCCGACGGCCACCGCGCTCACTAG
- a CDS encoding sigma-70 family RNA polymerase sigma factor, translating into MRPTDVASASRDPLALAGSELDLVRRAKGGDGHALRALAEGELPRVERLLGRMLGPRPDFEDLVQNVFLELCRALPSFREESRFSTFVGGITVRVARRALRPSAYQRRRAPMPLELVGSEESPEHAASSRERLEGLHRALDALTAKKRIAFTLWALDGMSPEEIAELTDSKPHTVRSRIYHARHELMANPVVRSLLGEP; encoded by the coding sequence GTGCGACCCACCGACGTGGCCTCCGCTTCACGCGACCCCCTCGCCCTCGCCGGCTCCGAGCTGGATCTCGTCCGCCGGGCGAAGGGAGGGGACGGCCACGCCCTGAGGGCTCTGGCCGAGGGGGAGCTGCCCCGCGTCGAGCGCCTGCTCGGCCGCATGCTCGGTCCGCGCCCCGACTTCGAGGATCTGGTCCAGAACGTCTTCCTGGAGCTCTGTCGGGCCCTGCCCTCCTTCCGTGAGGAGAGCCGGTTCTCCACCTTCGTCGGCGGGATCACCGTGCGCGTCGCGCGGCGGGCCTTGCGACCGAGCGCCTACCAGCGCCGACGCGCCCCGATGCCGCTCGAGCTCGTGGGCTCGGAGGAGAGCCCGGAGCACGCGGCCTCTTCGCGGGAGCGGCTCGAAGGCCTGCACCGCGCCCTCGACGCGCTCACCGCGAAGAAGCGCATCGCGTTCACGCTCTGGGCCCTCGACGGGATGAGCCCGGAGGAGATCGCGGAGCTCACCGACAGCAAGCCGCACACCGTCCGCTCGCGCATCTACCACGCGCGTCACGAGCTCATGGCGAACCCCGTCGTCCGTTCGCTCCTGGGGGAGCCGTGA
- a CDS encoding FecR family protein produces the protein MSLSDEELRRRLGSLAEEAEPRLESPARERVLDAVLERGPALVANGMDAEELRDRLQDLAEEGAPRLDDAARARILDRVELEGPALARRRRGGRVALLAIPLAAAAALVLWVAAASEPSAPRAARVCESWSPAEGIARDGRLALGQRGVATVEGDLSMRAPDGCMTELELASGRVSVHARDLGQGALRVRAGEVTVEVRGTRFTVVRAGDHVEVHVDEGHVVVRAPEEREIHLYAGERWTRGQRLAAGPLERSPVEPASDDEAASDEAVSDDEAASDEVASDTDDETATDEATATRIDEPTSVAARGRARPARETSTHGETDDPRALLATAEARWRAGEHERARGLFRRVGAGRGSLAEAAWIRLARLELRGGDPERAVRAVRAQRRRFPRSRFGAEALWIEADAERRRGHARAMEAALEQLRRLYPDSPQARAAASLEE, from the coding sequence GTGAGCCTCTCCGACGAAGAGCTGCGGCGACGGCTCGGCTCCCTGGCGGAGGAGGCCGAGCCTCGGCTCGAGTCCCCGGCGCGAGAGCGGGTCCTCGACGCCGTGCTCGAGCGCGGCCCGGCGCTCGTCGCGAACGGGATGGACGCGGAGGAGCTTCGCGACCGCCTGCAGGACCTCGCGGAGGAGGGGGCGCCGCGGCTCGACGACGCGGCGCGGGCGAGGATCCTCGATCGCGTGGAGCTGGAGGGCCCCGCGCTGGCTCGACGGCGGCGGGGCGGGCGTGTCGCGCTCCTGGCCATCCCCCTCGCGGCGGCGGCCGCGCTGGTGCTCTGGGTCGCGGCGGCCAGTGAGCCGAGCGCGCCGCGCGCCGCGCGCGTCTGTGAGTCGTGGAGCCCGGCCGAGGGCATCGCGCGGGACGGTCGGCTGGCGCTCGGCCAGCGCGGCGTGGCGACGGTAGAGGGCGATCTCTCGATGCGAGCGCCCGACGGCTGCATGACCGAGCTGGAGCTGGCTTCGGGCCGGGTGTCGGTGCACGCCCGCGACCTCGGACAGGGAGCGCTCCGGGTCCGCGCGGGGGAGGTGACGGTCGAGGTCCGCGGCACGCGGTTCACCGTCGTGCGAGCGGGCGACCATGTAGAGGTGCACGTCGACGAGGGCCACGTCGTCGTGCGCGCGCCCGAGGAGCGCGAGATCCACCTGTACGCTGGCGAGCGCTGGACGCGTGGGCAGCGGCTCGCGGCCGGCCCGCTCGAGCGCAGCCCCGTCGAACCCGCCAGCGACGACGAGGCTGCCAGCGACGAGGCCGTCAGCGACGACGAGGCCGCCAGCGACGAGGTCGCCAGCGACACGGACGACGAGACCGCCACCGACGAGGCGACGGCGACGCGAATCGACGAGCCGACCTCGGTCGCGGCCCGGGGCCGAGCGCGACCCGCTCGCGAGACCTCCACCCACGGGGAGACGGACGATCCGCGAGCGCTCCTGGCCACGGCGGAGGCACGCTGGCGCGCTGGCGAGCACGAGCGCGCGCGGGGGCTCTTCCGACGTGTCGGCGCCGGGCGGGGGAGCCTGGCCGAGGCGGCGTGGATACGTCTCGCGCGTCTCGAGTTACGCGGCGGCGACCCCGAGCGCGCGGTGCGCGCGGTCCGCGCCCAGCGTCGCCGTTTCCCTCGGAGCCGGTTCGGCGCGGAGGCGCTCTGGATCGAAGCGGACGCCGAGCGGCGCCGAGGACACGCTCGGGCCATGGAGGCCGCGCTCGAGCAGCTGCGCCGGCTGTACCCCGACTCCCCCCAGGCGCGCGCCGCGGCGAGCCTCGAGGAGTGA